One genomic segment of Clostridium saccharoperbutylacetonicum N1-4(HMT) includes these proteins:
- a CDS encoding DUF362 domain-containing protein: protein MEKSKVYFTDFRTKLGEGLPTKLKRLIKDAGINQIDMDNKLVAIKMHFGELGNLSYLRPNYARAVADIVKELGGKPFLTDCNTLYPGSRKNALEHLECAWENGFTPLSVGCPVIIGDGLKGTDDIAVPVIGGEYIKEAKIGHAIMDADVFISLTHFKGHEMTGFGGTIKNIGMGCGSRAGKKDQHINGKPHIIEEQCRGCLRCQRECANNGLFFDIEKKKMTINKENCVGCGRCLGACNFNAIEFASYAANGELNCRMAEYTKAVVDGRSCFHISLVIDVSPNCDCHSENDAPILPNLGMFASFDPLALDQACVDACLSAKPLPNSQLADNISKHDFKDHHDHFTNSTPESEWRTCLEHADKIGLGTREYELIVIK from the coding sequence ATGGAAAAATCAAAAGTTTATTTTACTGACTTTCGTACCAAATTAGGAGAGGGACTTCCTACAAAACTAAAGAGATTAATTAAAGATGCAGGTATAAACCAAATTGACATGGATAATAAGTTAGTTGCCATCAAAATGCATTTTGGTGAGCTTGGAAACTTAAGTTATCTTCGCCCAAATTATGCAAGAGCGGTTGCTGATATTGTAAAAGAACTTGGTGGTAAACCATTCCTTACAGATTGTAACACTCTATATCCTGGCAGCCGTAAAAATGCCCTTGAGCATCTTGAATGTGCGTGGGAGAACGGCTTCACTCCTCTTTCAGTAGGATGTCCTGTTATAATAGGTGATGGATTAAAAGGTACTGATGATATTGCAGTTCCTGTAATAGGTGGTGAATATATAAAAGAAGCTAAAATAGGACATGCAATTATGGATGCTGATGTATTTATCAGCCTTACCCACTTCAAAGGACATGAAATGACTGGTTTTGGCGGAACAATCAAAAATATTGGTATGGGATGTGGTTCTCGTGCTGGAAAAAAGGATCAACATATTAACGGTAAGCCACACATTATAGAGGAACAATGTCGAGGCTGTCTAAGATGCCAACGTGAATGTGCTAATAATGGCTTGTTTTTCGATATTGAGAAAAAGAAAATGACAATAAATAAAGAAAACTGTGTTGGTTGTGGTCGTTGTCTTGGTGCATGTAATTTTAATGCAATCGAGTTTGCAAGCTATGCAGCTAATGGAGAGTTAAATTGCCGTATGGCAGAATATACAAAGGCTGTAGTAGATGGTCGTTCTTGCTTTCATATATCTCTTGTCATTGATGTTTCACCAAATTGCGATTGTCACAGCGAAAATGATGCTCCAATCCTTCCGAACCTAGGTATGTTTGCTTCCTTTGATCCATTGGCACTTGATCAAGCATGTGTAGATGCTTGTCTGTCAGCTAAACCTTTACCAAACAGCCAGTTAGCAGATAACATATCTAAGCATGATTTTAAAGATCATCATGATCATTTTACAAATTCTACACCTGAATCTGAATGGCGTACATGTCTTGAACATGCTGATAAAATAGGTCTTGGAACTCGAGAATACGAACTTATCGTTATAAAATAA
- a CDS encoding superoxide dismutase, protein MYEKIQLPYAYNSLEPYIDAETVEIHYTKHLQKYVDNLNELLKGYEKYTEGKSIEQLLANVNELPVRIRQGVIDQGGGVANHNLYFSILSPTAKKEPEGILLDAINSAFGDLEKLKSEVSNAAVSQFGSGYGWLVKDEDGKLSVKKTLNQNSPLIEGLIPILTIDVWEHAYYLKYKNLRPDYVKNIWNIIDWKKIEELYIR, encoded by the coding sequence ATGTACGAAAAAATCCAATTACCATATGCCTATAATTCATTAGAACCATATATTGACGCTGAAACTGTGGAAATACATTATACCAAGCATCTTCAAAAATATGTGGATAATTTAAATGAACTTTTAAAAGGATATGAGAAATATACAGAAGGCAAATCTATAGAACAATTACTTGCCAATGTTAATGAATTACCGGTGAGGATAAGACAGGGGGTAATTGATCAAGGTGGTGGAGTAGCAAATCATAACTTATATTTTTCTATTTTATCACCAACTGCCAAAAAAGAACCAGAAGGTATATTATTAGATGCTATAAATAGCGCTTTTGGAGATTTGGAAAAATTAAAGTCAGAGGTGAGTAATGCTGCAGTAAGCCAATTTGGTTCTGGGTATGGTTGGTTAGTAAAAGATGAAGACGGAAAACTATCAGTAAAAAAGACTTTAAATCAAAATTCTCCTTTAATTGAAGGGTTAATACCAATTTTAACTATAGATGTTTGGGAGCACGCATATTACTTAAAATATAAAAATTTGAGACCTGATTATGTTAAAAATATTTGGAATATAATTGATTGGAAAAAGATTGAAGAATTATATATAAGATAA
- a CDS encoding bacteriohemerythrin: MNLTWNCSLSIGVDIIDDQHKELINFVNQFFSSIENEKSSADIINALNFLEEYVIKHFTEEEEIQKKTNYPLLDIQQMQHENFKKDLKEFRKIFEAHGVSTVLALNIHQNLVDWIKNHIMNLDKDLGDFLIEIGYNK, from the coding sequence ATGAATTTAACTTGGAATTGCAGTCTATCAATAGGAGTCGATATTATCGATGATCAACATAAGGAGTTAATAAATTTCGTTAACCAATTCTTTTCATCTATAGAGAATGAAAAAAGTAGTGCAGATATAATTAATGCACTAAACTTTCTTGAAGAATATGTAATTAAACATTTTACTGAGGAAGAAGAAATTCAAAAAAAGACAAATTATCCTTTACTTGATATACAACAAATGCAGCACGAAAATTTTAAGAAGGATCTTAAAGAATTCAGAAAGATTTTTGAAGCACATGGAGTATCAACCGTATTGGCTTTAAATATCCATCAAAATTTGGTTGATTGGATTAAAAATCATATAATGAATTTAGATAAAGATTTGGGAGATTTCTTAATTGAGATTGGATATAATAAATAA
- a CDS encoding TfoX/Sxy family protein, with product MGELSKLSNIGKEVERQLNEVGIFTCEELKNIGTENAWLRIQEIDISACIHRLLALEGAIQGIKKTELSKERKAELKDFYNKHKIEI from the coding sequence TTGGGTGAGTTATCAAAGTTATCTAATATAGGAAAAGAAGTTGAAAGACAGTTAAATGAAGTTGGTATATTTACTTGTGAGGAATTAAAAAATATTGGTACAGAAAATGCATGGTTAAGAATACAAGAAATTGATATATCTGCGTGCATTCATAGATTGTTAGCACTTGAAGGAGCAATTCAAGGAATCAAGAAGACAGAATTATCAAAGGAACGTAAAGCAGAACTCAAAGATTTTTATAATAAACATAAAATTGAAATATAG
- a CDS encoding response regulator codes for MKKVLIVDDSSYMRMMVRKVVEKGGLCISFEAASAGKALEIFKNEKPDIVTLDLNMSEFRMDGMNLLSEMIKMNPEVHVVVVTAIGYEDVKERCMALGAKGYLIKPFNAKELLNVLPLNDDEFSIDGIVSESIEKKNTEEV; via the coding sequence ATGAAAAAGGTGTTAATAGTTGATGATTCGTCTTACATGAGAATGATGGTAAGGAAGGTTGTTGAAAAAGGTGGGTTATGTATATCTTTTGAAGCAGCATCAGCAGGGAAAGCATTAGAAATATTTAAGAATGAAAAGCCAGATATTGTGACTCTTGATTTGAATATGTCAGAGTTTAGAATGGATGGTATGAATTTGCTAAGTGAGATGATAAAAATGAATCCAGAAGTTCATGTAGTTGTTGTTACTGCAATAGGATATGAGGATGTTAAAGAAAGGTGCATGGCTTTAGGAGCTAAAGGATACTTAATAAAACCATTTAATGCTAAAGAACTATTGAACGTATTACCATTAAATGATGATGAATTTAGTATAGATGGAATTGTTAGTGAATCGATTGAAAAAAAGAACACTGAAGAGGTTTAA